GAAACACTGAAGTTACACAACTTGGCGCTTAAATAAATAACTTGCATAAGTAAATATGATAAAACCGTAATGAGGGGAGGCGCGACTTCCTCACATTACCCAAACTAGCTTGTTCATTGATCCCAATTTACATGTGGTTTAACTTTAAGGCGCAGGGAAATTCCAAAAGTACCCTAGTAAATTATTTAAAGGTCCAATGAAGACATttttatctcaacatcaaatcatttctgggtaattaattaccttactgtgattttgGCAGTTGATTGTGCCCTGtgcaatgttgtcccactcttcaatggctgtgcgaagttgctggatattggcgggaactggaacatgctgtagTACATGTCGATGAAGAGCATCCCAAacaaagaactgggacattttccgcttccaggaattgtctacagatccttgcgacatggggctgtgcattatcatgctgagacATTagatgatggcggcggatgaatgacacagcaatgggcctcaggatcttgtaacggtatctctgtgcattttgTATTGCCATctctaaaatgcaattgtgctcgttgtctgtaacttatgcctgccataaccccaccgccaccatggggcactctattcacagcGCTGCCGTTggtccggtacagttgaaaccgggattaatccgtgaattctccagcatgccagtcgCCATAggtaagcatttgcccactgaagtcggttacgacgccaaactgcagtcaggtcaagaccctggtgaggacaacaagcacgcagatgagcttccctgacacggtttctgacagtttgtgcagaaattcttcagttgtgcaaacccacagtttcgtcagctgtccgggtggctggtctcagacgatcccggatgtggaggtcctggactggtgtggtggaggccggttggacatactgccaaattctctaaaatgacttaagaggttgcttatggtagagaaattaacaggaCAAtttctggcaacaactctgaacattcctgtagtcagcatgccaattgcacactccctcaatttgagacatttgtggcattgtgttgacgCAACTGCATATTTtgtagtgaccttttattgtcccccagcacaaggtgcacctgtgtaatcatattaatcagcttcttgatatgccatacttgtcagctggatggatggattaccttggcaaatgagaaatgttcactaacagatgtaaacaaatgtgtgcatatggaacatttctgggatcttttatttcagctcatgaaacatgggaccaacactttacatgttgagttttttaatatttttgttcagtataatttactGCCTTGTGACTagacaggccaaaactccatcccaccaaaacRGGCAGAAAATCAAACctctcttacactaaaagggcattatcattttcacagtattattccaaactcatagtgtggaaatatacactgagtgttacaaaaaaattaggaacaccttcctaatgttgattTGCACCCCTGGTTTGCCCTCGGAACAGACTCAATTCATTGTGGCATGGAATCTACAcggtgtcaagtgttccacagggctggcccatgttgactccaatgcctcgcctggttcactaactacatctcagagttcagtgtgtcaaatcggagggcatgttgtccggacctctggcagtctctgggttcaattctcaggccgactcttctctgtatatatcaatgatgtcgctcttcctGCAGGTGATTCTTTAatccacctctacgtagacgacaccattctgtatacatctggccctttggacactgtgctaacatctccaaacgagcttcaacgccatacaacactccttctgtggtctccaactgcttttaaatgctagtaaaactaagtgcatgctcttcaatcgctgcccgcacctgcccgcccacctagcaccactactctggacggttctgacttataatatgtggacaactataaataccaaggtgtctggctagactgtaaactctccttccagactcataaatctagaattggcttgcTATTTTgcaaaaaagcctccttcactcatgctgccaaacataccctcgtaaaactgactatcctgccgatccttgacttcggcgacgtcatttacaaaatagcctccaacactccactcagcaaattggatgcagtctattaccctgccatccgttttgtcaccaaagcccatatactacccaccattgctaCCTGGATGCTCTCGTTCTCACTATATATTCgctgccaaacccactggctccaggtcatctatatgtctatgctaggtaaagctccgcctgatctcagctcactggtcaccatagcaacacccacccatagcacgcgctccagcaggtatatttcactggtcaaccccaaagccaacacctcctttggccgcctttccttccagttctctgctgccaatgactggaaagaattacaaaaatcactgaagttggagacttatctccctcattaacttCAAGCActggctgtcagagcagctcactgatcgctgcagctgtacacagtccatctgtaaatagcccatccaaccaactacctacctcatccccatatatatagatttttttttttgctcttttgtacaccagtatttctacttgcacatctgcacatctcactccagtgttaattgctgaaattaattacttcgccactatggcctatttattgcctgtcCCCCTTACttcgtttgcacacactgtatacagattttctattgtgttattgcctgtacatttgttaatcccatgtgtaactctgttttttgTTGCACAGCTTTGCTttagcttggccaggtcgcagttgtaaatgagaacttgttctcaactggcctacctggttaaataaaggtaaaagacCCTAGACCCTATCCCCACTTCCCTGCTTACCTGCTCTGGTGCCTTCACAGAAATCTGTATGTGTACCCCCTCAGCTCAAACACGCCACAGTCACACCAGTAGTTAAACTGTCCAGTGAAATCTTTTTTGCTCTTACCCAAATAGTTGTTGACTTGTCCTTTTACTTATAGTTGtggcctacagtgcatttggaaagtattcagaccccttccctttttccacattttgttacgttacagccttattctaaaacggattaaataaataaaaatcctcagcaatctacacacataccccataatgacaaagtgRaaacaggtttttagaaattatatAAAAAACACGGTAAcactcaaaaaataaataataattgtatgCTTTTAAATTTGCTTGGAACATGACATCATCCTCTTTGGCTTACACAGGCCTGTAGGTGATTTGTCCAGCagctttcatttatttaattttttcccACTTAAATTCTCAGGTGGGGAGAAGGAGCCTAGGGGAGACATGGGCTCAGGAGTGCACACTGCACACATGCTATCTAGCAAGCCAATCAATCCACAGCTGGTGTTTAGTTATATAGGCTTTGTCCTTTTTGCTATCTCGCCAGTCACTACTTTTTCAAATTGTTGTTTGTAAGAGTTGGTCTGCTGGCTGTTTTTAGAAGCAGTTGGTTAGCATGCTAATATTAGCTATCgtggctaacttagctagctggctagccaacAAGAAAGCAAGTCAAAGCAGAATCTTCACTAGTCTTTCCATTGCCTTCAATTTTAAATCTTGTGGTTTGTACCTAAAAGTTGAATGTCAAGAGGAAACCTAGTTAGTTGTTTTTGACtgatatacagtcaggtccataattgtTGGCACTCTTGACAAAGAtgagctataaaaaaaaatactgtataatgcAAATGCTGAGATGTATATTTTAGaccaatacaattgctcagatttTGTTGAACAAGTAATAAGATGTGGGTCAAAAtcattggcacccctgttttcaattctctagcaccctccccttgtgaggataatgactgagcctttttctaaaatgttttgagATTGCAGAACACGTTGGGGAGGGATCTTAGATCATTCCTCCACATAGAcgctttccagatccttgatatcctttgtctgcgcttatggaatTCCTCAATtcaaccacaggttttcaatggggttcaagtccgcaGACTTAGacagccattgcaaaatgttgatttttgtaatcttttaaccatttctttgtatattttggtgttgttgtttttctggtagagccacttgcggccaagtgtcagcttcctggcagaggcaacctgGGTTTTGGCTAAACTGgcacttggtaaagttcatgatgccgttgaccttaacaagggccacaAGACCATTGGAAGCAAAATAGCAGCGTAACATCAGAGTTCCTCAATTGGCTGCTATTTCTAAGTAATCTCTCTTTATCTCACAGGATGCAGGAGACTACTGCACAGACCACAATGGCAGCACATCGGACGTAGAGAGGCGAGAGTACCTACGCTGGAAGAAGAGACGCAACCGCTCGATTGTGGAACTGCTCGGCCAACACCAGGACGATCTGGTAGAACACCTACAGAGCAGCAAGGATCAGATGGAACTGCTCGACCAGGATGACCTGGCAGTACACCTCCAGAGCAACAAGGAGCAGATGGAACTGCTCGACCAGGACGACCTGTCAGTACACCTCCAGAGCAGCAGGGAGCAGCGTAAGAAAGCCCGTTAGCTGGACAATGACATAATTCTAATTTTCTTGTTCAGTCAACCACTGTTAGTATTTGTGCATGTTTATTGGTGTATTGCACTTTATTTCTTGATATTTTCACTGTGAATGTAAAATTTTTCTGTACTTTATAAACAACCTGTAAAATGAGCAACCACAAGCTTTGTTTTTCTTTTACCTCACACTTTCTCTGACAGAGATAAAGTAGAGGGAGAATAAAGTTAACACTCAATGTACTTGACTTCTCTAATTTCTTATTCTAGCATGATGCCCAGTGGAGATGGACCGCCATTGTCCTTGATTAAAAGTTTTGTCTTTTACTTTGGGTTTTATATCTGAACCGTAACTTAGTTTGTACATTGATATGGTTCTGTTTATGTGTAATGACGTGTTCCCTGAATTCCCCTGttctaaatgttatttttgtctgCGTAGCTGATGTCCAATTTGATACAAGTAGGAGACTTCCTGAATTTGTTCCAATATAAACTTTTTTTGTTCTGGTTGCTTCCATTTTGGTTCTTAAACAGTTTACAAAAAGAATACTCACCTGGAGAACAACTACTGAAGTTTACCGACTGTCATGTTAGGTACAATATATACCAGTGACCCATTTTTGATTTGAAACCTCTTAAGGGAAAATTTCATTGGTATAGAGGAAGCAAATAAGTGGTCCTCATTACGAGAGAGAGTGGCTGTTCCGATGTCGTTTGACCAGATCAACGGGGCCTGTGTCACTAGATACGTTTGACACATCCCAAGTCATGGTatctatattagcatttttcacacATCCCCAGGGAAacaaccaaagcatggatttctgttttaccttgtccatagactgcttacagggtaaggaaacaaaGTTATTTGGGAGAACTATACCATTAATGGATCTGGGTGGATAGGTACTGTAAACATTTGTCAGATACTGTAATGACAAGTTGattttatatcaaatcaaatttatttatatagcccttacatcagctgatatctcaaagtgcagtacagaaacccagcctaaaaccccaaaacagcaagcaatgcaggtgtagaagcacggtggctaggaaaaactccctagaaaggccaaaacctaggaagaaacctggagaggaaccaggctatgaggggtggccagtcctcttctggctgtaccgggtggagattataacagaacatggccatcTCTGGTTAATGTTTCTCAATTTAAACACCAAACTACCTTGAACATTGACCCTCGTAGCGAGTGGGGGATTTTTTGCGTTGTCAGTTTGTCCTCTTGGCCGACCGTCTCTGCCAGCTCTGCACCAAGACATTTCACATATGGAAATACAGTATATTGCAACCTAATAAGTACACTCAATTGGGACTAGTACCGACGTGCATAATACAGTTTAGAATAGCCTTCATAGGCTATTCACAGCTTTCCCAAGTCACGGCATGCATCCGGAGTAGTTATTAAACCAACAGATTATGACGTGCAATTAAATGGTGGGAGGAAGCAAATTAATTCCCAGAAGAGCTTGTTCTCAGACAATACAGTGTGGATGGTTTGGCGGGGGAGTATTTTTACTATGGGGTTGGAATGCCTTGCCATATTAGGGAGTAGTAAAGATGACAAATCCTTGTGTTAAATCTTCAACCAAAATCCTGTTGAAAGGAGACTACAACATGACTGACTAAAGTGTTGGTATGTTTTATATCAAGGTCAAATGTCTCTTTAAATAACAATTCCATGTGTTTTATGACAGGTCATTGTCTGGCTTTTAATAACTTCATGGTATACTTCATGAGGTGTGAAGTCACTTAACAACATGAGACTTTGTCTGTTGGCAATAGAATAAGCCTGCCTCTGAATTGTTTTGGCCAACGTTGCCCTTTGGGGCTTCATTGAGTTGTTTTGGCTATTGTTTACCCCCAGGTTTAGAATAGGCCCAAACATCTTAACAAATATACATCAAACAACTCTACTTGGCTTCTCTGGGTTAGTCTTCATGACAGAAGTGTGAGTGTAAATTGTTCACGTCTGTAGAAATTGGCATCAATCACTGAACCGTGCTCTGTGTTGTCCCAGTCTCACATGGTATGTAGTACACTGATTGAAAGTATGGTCCCTATAGCCACACGTCATCCTTTTTTAATCCTTTACTGTGGTTCAGTGTTCCCTAGTGGCAGACTTAAGACCTtggctggtggtggtggatgtCCTCTGcagctgtgtgcttgtgtggggctttgtgtgtattgtgttcgcGGGCATCGTTGGGATTTTGATGCCTATAAGTCATTTAGTTTTCACTTCGACACCTGCAGAGATTAGGGCCCTGAAGAGGACAAACGCCTCTGCTGCTAACGCTGTCCACTCTCAATATTATCAGGCTTACGTAAAACCCACCCAATGATTAAAAAGTGATTGCAAAGACCTAGGTGTCCTGATCCTCTTTGCCTCAGTCGACCTACTCTGAATCCATGTATGTATTGGCATCTTTTCACTTGTTGTGCAGACGAAACCATTGCTAGTGGGGCACGATGCTCTGAGGGACTCATGACATTGTTCTGGTTGCTTCTCTCCTAGTTGTGTACTGTATGCTGTTAGAATCTATGCGAACAGCATGTCTATCAACATGGTATCGCTAACGGATGAGGGTTAAATGGGAGAACAGTGGCAAGTTTTACTGAGTGGACCGTCCTGGCTAAGTAAATGTAGTAAGAAGTGGTAGTTGCATCACTTGGTGTCCACTCCAAGGAGATAGTAGGAGTTGGAAGAGACTGGGCGCCATGGCAACTTTCATTTAGTGTCTTTGACTGGTCAGTCCTTGAGTAAACATTCTTAAACCTTGGAAGAGTCGTGCAAGGATGAGSAACCTATTTTTATTatctgagaatgttttacatCTTATCTGGTTCATAGTYGCYTATCTAATCTACAACCTGTCAGATAAAATCATGAATTATTACTTGAGAAGGgacaaacacttttttttctgtgGTTAACTTCCTCCTCGTAATATGGTTACATATTTCTAATGACCAGTGAGGAGTCCAATGGCTGCTCAGGGGGTGGGGACACAGACCAAAAACACTCACGTGTATCCTTACAAATATCTGCATAGGGTTAAATCAGATGCCGTGTTGATGAGAAACATCTAGTTGATTATTAATTTTTTGGTTCTGAAGAAGAATTATTATTTTGGCATACTCCTATTCCATGGAACCCGATGTTATTGTTTTACCAGGCATGTGTATAAATAGCAAACAGGAATGACTAGTTACAAACACCTTCATTTGTTGCTTTATTAAGAGATggagtctgtctgtgttctgctgctgttgctgtgctGCTGCAGTCTGTCTGGTGCGCAAGTTGTGAGCAGTAGTGAGGGAAACGTCGCAAGCAAAAGCTCTCAACGCGTTGACGACAAAGTAGGAAACATCTGGATGAAAGAGCTGCTGGAGAGTGTCGGTGAAGCTGCTGCCACCACCGGCTCCCTATCGGACATCTACACTGTGCTGAGAGAACTTAGTGCCAAAGTGGAAAATCTGGAGAAGGCATGTAatggtgagtgagtgactgagcaCGATATGATGGTGTTCTTGCTACATTTTGTAATATTGTGAATTGCCCCAACGGCCTGTACTTCTATAGACAAAGTTAATTTCAATCAattttggtgtttgtgtgtgtgtgtactcatgcATGATCAATAGAAGTGTGTGTTCATCATGCTCTGTCATTATTTCACAGTATCATTGGAAAGAAGTGCAAAAGTTCAGGATGTCAAACTATCCGTCTTGAAATGTTTGATGTGTAGTAATCTGAACATAATGTRTTTTTACAGGAAAACCAAAAGTGTCCTTCTCCACTTCACTTAGGGTCAGAGAGGAACATTATCACTTCGGACCTTTCGACAAGGACACCACCGTGGTGTATAAAAAGGTCATTACAAACATCGGTGAAGCATATAACCCAGAAACAGGTATTTACCCACTAGATAAGTCTCTCAGCATTttattaaaggtgcaatctgtaaCTTAATTTTGTGTCAAACGCTGTCCTGCACTTGTAAACTGAGGGGATGGGACTTAGCGCATCAAACAGTTTGTTTAATCTTTCGGTTCTTGGCTGAAAGTGTTTGTAGTACTGAGTTGCCATTGGCAATGATGAAAGCTACAGATTGCACGTTTATGTATTTTACTGAGGTGTCTTTATGTCCTTGTTCTGTTGTGTCATAATCACACAAAGTTGTTTTTGTCCACCTTGCTTTCCCACCTGATGCAGGTGTCTTTACTGCACCTGTGGGAGGGGCCTACTACTTCACATTCACTTGCAATGTTGGGAATTCAGGGGTGGCGAATGCAGCGTTGCTYAAGAACGGTGTGAACATGGCTGCCGTCTATGAAWATGCCRACCCAAAATCCGGTATTTACCACAGCGGGGCCAATGGAGTCACACTAGTCCTGGTGGAAGGAGACAAAGTCAATGTGGTTCTCTGGAGTGGCAGTAGCATATTTGACAACAGCAGAATTAGCATGTTCAGTGGTTACCTTCTATTTCCTATCGATACTAAGTAATAGTAAAAGGCTGATAATTACATGGCATGACTTAGCAAGAATTGAAAATGCTTATTTCAACATTTCATTAAAGGAATAATCCACTCAAACTATCTTCTGGTATTTTTttaattagtccactgttgattcAGTCCCAAAAAATGTTTGCGCTGCTGGTACGAACTGGTGAAACCAACATAACAGTAGTTGGTTGGGCTTGACGCACCAGGGCTGCTTGTACACAACCTAAAGYCTGTCTGGACTCACATTGTATGAGACTGTAATCCATCACCAGGAAGACAAAAAGTCAGGGGAGAGGACTAACAAATCATCTCCAAMATCTCCTGAAAACAGAAAGGTTGGACTGTTGGGCATGGGGCTAACAACCCGAAACCGCAAAAACTTTGTCCTACAAAAACCGCAACAAATTACAATTCTACAATTGGATGCAAAGATCTCCCAGAGTCCCAGACTYGTATGACCACCATCAGTGAAAGCCTACGGGAAACTAGTGACTGACTTATGGGAGCACTAAACACCAAAAACAAACTGCACTTTGGCTTTTGTCATTTTTGAACAATGTTTGAGTCYAGAAAGCTGGCACAGGTTTCCAAYGAAATGAGGAGATACAAGTWACAGATCYTGGGGGTGAGTGAAGTSAGGTGGACTAGTTCTGAATCCACGAGAACCAGCGCTGGAGAAACAGTACTACACGCTGGTGTCAGTGGTGGAAAAYgtacccaattgtcatacttgagtaaaagtaaagatacattaatagaaaatgactcaagtgaaagtgagtcacccagtgaaatactacttgagtaaaagtMtaaaagtatttggttttaaatataMttacgtatcaaaagtaaaagtgttaatcatttcacattccttatattaagcaaaccagacggaaccattttctttttttaaggaTGGCCAgtggcacacttcaacactcagccaaaatttacaaacgaagcatttgtgtttagtgagtcggtcagatcagagacagtagggatgaccagggatgttctcttgagaagcgtgtgaattgtaccatttacctgtcctgctaagcatttgaaatgtaacaagtgcttttggatgtcagggaaaatgtatggagtaaaaagtacataattgaTTTMtttaggaatgtagtgaagtaaaagttgtcaaatatgaatagtaaagtacagataccccaaaaaacgaYttaagtagtactttaaagtatctttactaaGTACTTCACACCCCTGAATGGAGTCGAYATCATCCCACAGAAAGGTGTAGAGAACTGTAATTGAATGGAAACCAATCAGCAGCAGAATGATAACTGCCAGACTCAATGGA
Above is a genomic segment from Salvelinus sp. IW2-2015 linkage group LG28, ASM291031v2, whole genome shotgun sequence containing:
- the LOC111954332 gene encoding complement C1q-like protein 2, whose amino-acid sequence is MESVCVLLLLLCCCSLSGAQVVSSSEGNVASKSSQRVDDKVGNIWMKELLESVGEAAATTGSLSDIYTVLRELSAKVENLEKACNGKPKVSFSTSLRVREEHYHFGPFDKDTTVVYKKVITNIGEAYNPETGVFTAPVGGAYYFTFTCNVGNSGVANAALLKNGVNMAAVYEXABPKSGIYHSGANGVTLVLVEGDKVNVVLWSGSSIFDNSRISMFSGYLLFPIDTK